One part of the Lotus japonicus ecotype B-129 chromosome 2, LjGifu_v1.2 genome encodes these proteins:
- the LOC130735958 gene encoding B3 domain-containing transcription factor VRN1-like — MLTESFVQKIPNGFARKYGGDMSNPMSIKPPDGTEWKLYWNEHGSDIWFQKGWKEFSKYYSLDHGHLVLFEYKDASHFGVHIFDKSTLEIEYPSHENQDEEHNPDQIDDDSVEILDKIPPCKKTKRKSPISCPQPRKKLRTSTSEDVGRRPKLQKFPKQHLVGGNQSQGTNFEESTLEMEPVHNELEDDAGGTTECLKGEHLTSKTTKPLKRAGALRFGNSFFTITMKPYNIDGCALVKIQHIPSQFAKKHLKKKREILLQVLDGRTWSVTYNLCKFCAGWKKFALDNKLKVGDVCHFELNKRGGHSLKFKVSIFPVAEEQHSPRSQEDADGTTECLKGAHLTSKTTEALNRAGTPGSENAFFTVMMKPYSVYDRCLVKIQRIPSHFANKYLKKKRDIVLQVLDGRPWSVCYNLYKFSGGWKEFALDNKLKVGDVCRFELNQSGGLSLKLKVLIFPAAEEPHSPRSQGS, encoded by the exons ATGCTCACAGAAAGTTTTGTGCAGAAAATCCCAAATGGCTTCGCTAGGAAATATGGAGGTGATATGTCAAACCCAATGTCTATTAAGCCTCCAGATGGCACTGAATGGAAATTATATTGGAATGAACATGGTTCTGATATTTGGTTTCAAAAaggttggaaagaattttcgaAATATTACTCCCTGGATCATGGGCACTTGGTGTTGTTTGAATACAAGGATGCTTCTCATTTTGGGGTACATATATTTGATAAGAGTACTCTTGAGATAGAATATCCTTCACATGAGAATCAAGATGAAGAGCACAACCCTGATCAAATTGATGATGACTCAGTTGAGATATTGGATAAGATACCTCCTTGCAAGAAGACTAAACGGAAATCACCAATTTCATGTCCTCAACCACGTAAGAAATTGAGAACCAGCACTAGTGAAGATGTTGGAAGAAGACCCAAATTGCAAAAGTTTCCTAAGCAACACCTAGTTGGAGGTAATCAGTCTCAAGGTACAAACTTTGAGGAGTCAACATTGGAAATGGAACCTGTCCATAATGAGTTGGAGG ATGATGCAGGTGGAACCACTGAATGCCTTAAAGGGGAACACTTAACTTCTAAAACCACTAAACCTTtgaaaagagccggagccctcaGATTTGGAAAttccttcttcaccattacgatgAAACCTTACAATATTGATGGATGTGCCTTG GTTAAAATCCAGCATATCCCATCACAATTTGCAAAGAAAcatttgaagaagaaaagagaaattctCCTTCAGGTCTTGGATGGGAGAACTTGGTCTGTTACTTATAATCTCTGCAAATTTTGTGCTGGATGGAAGAAGTTTGCATTAGATAATAAATTGAAGGTGGGGGATGTATGCCATTTTGAGCTGAACAAGAGGGGAGGCCATTCACTGAAATTTAAAGTATCGATCTTTCCAGTTGCAGAAGAACAGCATTCCCCTCGATCACAAG AAGATGCGGATGGAACCACTGAATGCCTTAAAGGGGCTCACCTGACTTCTAAAACCACTGAAGCATTGAACAGAGCTGGAACCCCCGGATCTGAAAATGCCTTCTTCACCGTTATGATGAAACCTTACAGTGTTTATGATCGTTGCTTG GTTAAAATCCAGCGTATCCCATCACACTTTGCAAATAAATatttgaagaagaaaagggATATCGTGCTTCAAGTCTTGGATGGGAGACCTTGGTCTGTTTGTTATAATCTCTACAAATTTAGTGGTGGATGGAAGGAGTTTGCATTAGATAATAAATTGAAGGTGGGGGATGTATGCCGTTTTGAGCTGAACCAGAGTGGAGGCCTTTCACTGAAGCTGAAAGTATTGATCTTTCCAGCTGCAGAAGAACCACATTCCCCTCGATCACAAGGTAGttga